Proteins from a single region of Kluyveromyces lactis strain NRRL Y-1140 chromosome A complete sequence:
- the SMT1 gene encoding Smt1p (weakly similar to uniprot|P47007 Saccharomyces cerevisiae YJL147C) translates to MLKRSFSILPRVLKSKDSAAVKRTIQYITEDKTFKSILGGSKADDENVFVDDVLKLLNSSLPDVKKHQKTMDVHYSVLMNKLRGMVDKEIVYATVDVNKRIADCADANDLYRLIWEIQMDPLLRDKATLKHYYHIINSPNFSVAKCAELLDCIDMIKYSKTDIMIMAIYKLNNPTVTSKYVKELISIYPSLNQFSQKLTLRILRGANRLQELFDTQNDQIHTITGNHSQVVMIFQTLFRSAYKLPEHLIDESTELTPLQRSFCSSVRVLSEYSSAQPKLAKCCSQMVKASFMNKVSHCNKESEHSININEYKFLKYMEETLEDCLNIAGLDDFFYDSCRRILCSVRKTYTEESQLSLRLI, encoded by the coding sequence ATGTTAAAACGATCTTTTAGTATTCTACCTAGGGTGCTTAAGAGCAAAGACTCAGCAGCTGTGAAGAGAACCATTCAGTACATCACTGAAGATAAGACGTTTAAATCCATTCTTGGAGGATCCAAAGCAGACGATGAAAACGTGTTTGTGGATGATGTtttaaaacttttgaaCTCCTCTTTGCCGGATGTCAAGAAACACCAGAAGACTATGGACGTTCACTACTCTGTGCTAATGAACAAGCTTAGAGGTATGGTAGATAAAGAAATCGTTTACGCTACTGTCGATGTTAATAAACGTATTGCTGATTGTGCTGATGCAAACGATCTTTATCGTCTAATATGGGAGATCCAGATGGATCCATTGCTACGAGATAAGGCCACTTTGAAGCACTATTACCACATTATCAACAGTCCGAACTTTTCTGTTGCTAAATGTGCAGAATTACTCGATTGCATAGATATGAtcaaatattcaaagaCAGACATTATGATCATGGCCATATACAAATTAAATAACCCCACTGTCACAAGCAAATATGTGAAGGAGTTAATTAGCATATACCCTTCATTGAACCAGTTCTCGCAGAAACTTACGTTGAGAATCCTACGCGGTGCAAATAGACTCCAGGAACTCTTTGATACACAAAACGATCAAATTCATACAATTACAGGTAACCACTCTCAAGTGGTCATGATCTTCCAAACCTTGTTCCGCAGTGCTTACAAACTTCCGGAACACCTAATAGACGAAAGCACTGAACTCACTCCACTACAGAGATCTTTCTGTTCAAGTGTAAGAGTTTTATCAGAATATTCCTCAGCACAACCAAAACTTGCCAAATGTTGTTCTCAAATGGTGAAAGCATCTTTCATGAACAAAGTAAGCCATTGCAATAAAGAATCAGAGCATTCCATCAATATTAATGAGTATAAATTCCTCAAATACATGGAAGAAACGTTGGAAGATTGTCTCAATATCGCTGGACTCGACGATTTCTTCTATGATTCCTGCAGGAGGATCCTATGCTCGGTGAGAAAGACTTACACCGAAGAATCTCAACTAAGTCTACGGTTGATTTAG
- the TFA2 gene encoding transcription factor TFIIE subunit TFA2 (highly similar to uniprot|Q75BM7 Ashbya gossypii ACR244C ACR244Cp and similar to YKR062W uniprot|P36145 Saccharomyces cerevisiae YKR062W TFA2 TFIIE small subunit involved in RNA polymerase II transcription initiation) yields MSNDLLANLNAFKNKVKTSPALTTRKVLANKDRDGQTNGNGKSTEVIEVDDPNSDEKDMPLKKRAKSSSVAPTGQLDSTHLSTKMLIATEYIQERGEAVPVDQIESYLSLPKDNNVIPMLKGLQKFKFDPKRNTLQYVSIYDVHSAEELLQLLRSQATFKGISCKELKDGWPQCFDTIDELEAKNRILVLRTKKDNSPRFVWYNHAGPSRQIDEEFVTMWEACKLPQRSELPRKLQDLGLKPASVDPATIKNEQTTRKEVKKRRSRKGKVTNTHMAGILRDYSDRV; encoded by the coding sequence ATGAGCAACGATTTACTGGCCAATTTAAATGCGTTCAAGAACAAGGTGAAGACTTCTCCAGCGCTCACTACAAGGAAAGTTTTAGCTAATAAAGATAGAGATGGACAAACGAATGGGAACGGTAAATCTACGGAAGTGATAGAAGTGGATGATCCAAATTCCGATGAGAAGGATATGCCTCTGAAGAAAAGGGCCAAGAGTAGTAGCGTCGCTCCAACGGGCCAGTTGGATAGTACACATCTTTCCACGAAGATGCTTATAGCCACAGAATATATCCAAGAAAGAGGGGAAGCAGTACCGGTAGATCAAATCGAATCATATCTTTCGTTACCTAAGGATAATAATGTGATTCCGATGTTAAAGGGGTTACAAAAATTCAAGTTTGACCCAAAGAGGAACACTTTACAGTACGTATCCATTTACGATGTGCATTCTGCGGAGGAATTGCTACAACTATTAAGATCACAGGCGACGTTCAAGGGTATATCATGTAAAGAGTTAAAAGATGGTTGGCCACAATGTTTTGATACAATCGACGAGTTAGAAGCAAAGAACAGAATCCTTGTTCTTCGGACAAAGAAGGATAATTCTCCAAGGTTTGTCTGGTATAACCATGCTGGTCCATCAAGGCAAATCGATGAAGAGTTCGTTACGATGTGGGAAGCTTGTAAGCTACCTCAGCGTAGTGAATTACCAAGAAAACTACAAGATTTGGGTCTCAAGCCTGCTAGTGTGGATCCTGCTACGATCAAGAATGAGCAAACCACAAGGAAAGAGGTCAAGAAACGTAGATCAAGAAAGGGTAAAGTTACCAATACACATATGGCTGGTATATTGAGAGATTATTCCGATAGGGTATGA
- the RPA34 gene encoding DNA-directed RNA polymerase I subunit RPA34 (weakly similar to uniprot|P47006 Saccharomyces cerevisiae YJL148W RPA34 RNA polymerase I subunit A34.5) produces the protein MAKVDKTLSKEYISDSDSDNDGSSETVTDVFVPPENYKKCTHLKSFVKPKNLKQKELWLIKLPKSLDVSKLSKLPIDFTAESETGIEQKGKHFSVKEEIQQENSTSGASSSSELTLLTPVDKTKLTVDSSASRSFDKIFTISETAKIPSIDYSKVRVDRKDVLKVKGLKTRHFATGYYEDKDLKKVSKKKRKHD, from the coding sequence ATGGCCAAGGTCGACaaaactctttcaaaggaATACATCAGTGATAGCGACAGCGATAATGATGGATCATCAGAAACTGTAACGGACGTTTTCGTTCCACCTGAAAACTATAAGAAATGTACacatttgaaatcattcGTGAAGCCTAAGAACTTGAAGCAAAAAGAACTTTGGCTTATCAAACTTCCTAAATCTTTAGATGTCTCTAAGCTTTCGAAATTACCTATTGATTTCACAGCGGAGTCGGAAACTGGCATCGAACAAAAAGGTAAACATTTCTCTGTGAAGGAGGAAatccaacaagaaaatTCCACTTCTGGtgcatcttcttcttctgaattgACATTATTGACTCCTGTAGATAAGACAAAGTTGACCGTCGATTCATCTGCATCAAGATCATTTGATAAGATCTTTACCATAAGCGAAACTGCAAAGATTCCAAGCATTGATTATTCTAAGGTAAGAGTGGATAGAAAGGATGTGTTGAAGGTTAAGGGTCTCAAGACTAGACATTTCGCAACTGGGTATTACGAggataaagatttgaagaaagttagcaaaaaaaagagaaagcaCGACTAG
- the LAS1 gene encoding rRNA-processing protein LAS1 (similar to uniprot|Q75BM9 Ashbya gossypii ACR242W ACR242Wp and weakly similar to YKR063C uniprot|P36146 Saccharomyces cerevisiae YKR063C LAS1 Essential nuclear protein possibly involved in bud formation and morphogenesis mutants require the SSD1-v allele for viability), which produces MRITPWRSRSELEQLKQWLFVDDTPASKRRAIQRIDAYLTRGPYLPHIIEYTVRLMQCQLNDPGEAQDGDDMEYLKWQYCMVLIRFVNGMLDPVQQAQFAIPLHTLAENIGLPSWFVELRHLSTHERELPSLEMLRLCCKEAIQWTWDNYWNNDEWEEEDQDFDEAEDEDATDDNDDSEAKKRKSQSSVQLKSLFTQYTGLKRLLKENEYLWKRQRIARSTFGEQDSTEDEEVSDWLTVLKTAWKQIHKSDFVEYMILHCDETLLEICFHSLDTFQVRCIEWLIENYEKRIMNEETKITDRFSNHKKLLKFVNKCCSMVNGRKFLSNGLFSNVVDKYHNYLVLHILKNLSNESGSSGNYSGSKSRKKKKANEIDAKKVIEEFEAKGIRNVELELYNSRKRTSSEEIEPVSEDSPALDILKDLNELKNQFKKIKQSNAPISNWQEVTEWTPRPFGVL; this is translated from the coding sequence ATGAGAATAACGCCTTGGAGATCGAGATCTGAGCTTGAACAGTTGAAGCAATGGTTGTTTGTAGATGATACTCCAGCATCGAAGAGAAGGGCCATACAACGAATTGACGCATACCTTACCAGGGGTCCATATCTCCCACATATAATAGAATATACGGTCCGTTTGATGCAATGCCAGTTGAACGACCCTGGCGAGGCGCAAGACGGCGATGATatggaatatttgaaatggCAGTACTGCATGGTCTTGATTAGGTTTGTGAACGGTATGTTAGACCCAGTGCAACAGGCACAGTTTGCTATCCCATTACACACACTTGCTGAAAATATAGGGTTGCCCAGTTGGTTCGTTGAGTTACGTCATTTGAGTACACATGAAAGAGAACTGCCTAGTCTTGAGATGCTACGATTGTGTTGCAAGGAAGCGATACAATGGACGTGGGATAATTATTGGAATAATGATGAATGGGAAGAGGAAGATCAGGACTTTGATGAGgctgaagatgaggatgcGACTGATGATAATGACGACTCAGAAGccaagaaaaggaaatcaCAGTCATCTGTTCAACTGAAATCCTTATTCACTCAGTATACTGGTCTCAAGAGattattgaaagagaatGAGTACCTATGGAAACGTCAAAGAATTGCTAGATCAACTTTTGGTGAGCAGGACTCAACCGAGGACGAAGAAGTTAGTGATTGGTTGacagttttgaaaactgCCTGGAAACAAATACACAAATCAGATTTCGTAGAGTATATGATCTTGCACTGCGACGAAACCTTGTTAGAGATATGTTTTCATTCCTTAGACACATTCCAAGTCAGGTGTATAGAGTGGCTAATAGAAAACTACGAGAAGAGGATCATGAATGAAGAGACGAAGATTACGGATCGGTTCTCAAATCATAAGAAGCTCTTGAAATTCGTAAATAAGTGTTGTTCCATGGTTAACGGCAGAAAGTTTTTGAGTAATGGATTGTTTAGTAATGTGGTAGATAAGTACCACAACTATCTCGTGTTACACATCTTAAAGAATTTGAGTAATGAAAGTGGATCTAGTGGTAATTACAGCGGTAGTAAgtcaagaaagaagaagaaagcGAATGAGATAGACGCGAAAAaagttattgaagaatttgagGCAAAGGGGATCAGGAACGTTGAATTAGAGCTCTACAATTCAAGGAAAAGGACGTCTTCTGAAGAAATAGAGCCTGTTTCGGAAGATTCCCCGGCCTTGGATATATTGAAAGActtgaatgaattgaaaaatcagttcaaaaagatcaaaCAAAGCAATGCCCCCATCTCCAACTGGCAAGAAGTCACCGAGTGGACGCCTAGACCATTTGGCGTTTTGTAA
- the OAF3 gene encoding Oaf3p (weakly similar to uniprot|P36023 Saccharomyces cerevisiae YKR064W), whose product MVYEMLSPVPVKKRHRPTLVCLNCRRRKTKCDRGKPSCSNCLKLGETCVYSEDTDENASKKVRYEYMDDLGLPEFINMAPKGLHLLSKRSASWFNGLFSDIAICDRDPYLRITNAVIDILRKSASKGIDRSERDTVLQLPNSLKTVTMYNRSEKSEDQLYHQIAREFSALRSAPIPETYVPYEYEFWSKYYPYFVDKIHPLVPVFNLIELKDLLEKFFQRQKDHPGKLNDKVHESTLLMLTYLIINFFLLEFDSHNRLIQDHINIIKKWLVQSKWFQKTTLLQLRVWLVLRFHNWCTYHDNDGNRMNANDGLMGLIMGHCASLGITWQLWTNVDSDECKNIWINALHWDRKLAVLNGNDTFNGRTMRVPELPNDHLVLKFLKCCVDDPTHVNYKLAIEILNKLNFEEQNPMVTWEWKVIVAVTKLQINHGRLNHINEGISAVIASLEDLITLWNEHFIRPLAPVSYSSRIIEISMNKALVLLPAIILRARNPCKQKILQLMDKILTTYFNEFPYYYHVFKRLFKYKLTLNLINREDSLDHMLTILKHENHQVLEKLGITSKDAEMSDDDVIKVWNARFSFTEKVVNLKVEMMCKNYEPNLFSSSYQHALEKLEERHSAKADAIDVTQFLQQVFDSTDFDLFYGMDVGELPKMDSILP is encoded by the coding sequence ATGGTTTACGAAATGCTATCTCCGGTACCAGTTAAGAAGAGACATAGACCTACACTTGTATGTTTGAATTGCAGGCGTCGTAAGACGAAATGTGATAGAGGAAAGCCCTCGTGCAGTAACTGTTTAAAGCTGGGAGAAACGTGTGTTTACTCCGAGGATACGGATGAGAATGCTTCTAAAAAAGTAAGATACGAATATATGGATGATCTTGGATTACCGGAGTTCATCAATATGGCTCCTAAAGGGCTACATCTGTTAAGCAAAAGATCAGCTTCGTGGTTCAATGGGTTGTTCTCAGACATCGCTATATGTGACAGAGATCCATATTTAAGAATAACAAACGCTgtcattgatattttacGGAAAAGTGCCAGTAAAGGTATCGATCGTAGTGAAAGAGACACCGTCTTGCAGCTTCCTAATTCGTTAAAGACCGTAACCATGTACAACCGGTCAGAAAAGTCTGAAGATCAACTATACCATCAGATAGCTAGGGAGTTCTCAGCATTGCGGTCTGCCCCAATACCGGAGACATATGTACCGTATGAATACGAATTTTGGTCCAAATATTATCCATACTTCGTTGACAAGATTCATCCGTTGGTGCCTGTATTCAATCTTATTGAGTTGAAGGATCTACTAGAAAAGTTTTTTCAACGCCAAAAAGACCATCCGGGCAAATTGAACGACAAGGTACACGAGTCTACTCTTTTAATGCTAACGTAcctcatcatcaattttttcctCCTCGAATTCGATTCTCATAATAGGTTGATTCAGGACCATATTAATATTATTAAAAAATGGTTAGTACAATCTAAATGGTTCCAAAAGACAACTCTACTCCAGTTAAGGGTATGGCTAGTCTTGAGATTCCATAACTGGTGTACTTACCACGATAACGACGGCAATCGTATGAATGCCAACGACGGATTAATGGGGTTAATTATGGGCCATTGCGCATCACTTGGAATTACATGGCAATTATGGACGAATGTCGATAGTGATGAGTGTAAAAATATCTGGATAAACGCTTTACATTGGGATAGGAAGTTAGCAGTGTTGAATGGAAATGACACGTTTAATGGAAGGACAATGAGGGTACCAGAACTCCCTAATGATCATTTAGTTCTTAAATTCTTAAAATGTTGTGTTGATGATCCTACACACGTGAATTATAAACTCGCTATTGAAATATTAAACAAGTTAAACTTTGAAGAGCAGAACCCCATGGTTACCTGGGAATGGAAAGTTATTGTTGCTGTGACAAAGTTACAAATCAACCATGGACGCTTGAATCATATTAACGAAGGGATCTCGGCCGTTATCGCATCATTAGAAGATTTAATTACTCTATGGAATGAGCATTTCATTAGACCATTAGCGCCTGTGTCTTATTCCAGTAGAATCATAGAGATATCAATGAATAAAGCCCTAGTTCTCTTGCCAGCAATAATACTAAGAGCTCGTAACCCCtgcaaacaaaaaatcCTACAGTTAATGGATAAAATATTGACAACGTACTTTAATGAATTCCCATACTATTATCATGtattcaaaagattgtTCAAATATAAACTAACTTTAAATTTGATCAATAGAGAGGATTCATTAGATCATATGTTGACGATTCTAAAACATGAGAATCATCAAGTTCTAGAAAAATTGGGTATAACCAGTAAAGACGCAGAAATGTCAGACGACGATGTAATAAAAGTCTGGAATGCCAGATTCAGTTTCACTGAAAAAGTAGTTAatttgaaagttgaaatGATGTGTAAAAACTACGAACCAAATCTCTTCTCATCAAGTTATCAGCACGctcttgaaaaattagaaGAGAGGCATTCGGCCAAGGCAGATGCAATAGATGTCACTCAATTTTTGCAACAAGTCTTTGACTCAACAGATTTTGACCTCTTTTATGGGATGGATGTAGGTGAACTCCCCAAGATGGACAGCATTCTTCCATAA
- the DAS1 gene encoding SCF ubiquitin ligase complex subunit DAS1 (similar to uniprot|P47005 Saccharomyces cerevisiae YJL149W), with the protein MIDTFPLESLPDELLAEVITHVPQRDRLNLCLVNKRVSKLALPILYRRIYLNDSNVVESDIVNLAINWTYLYMPPNEAECWSRGLANAKLDLLIRTLSRNSERLNSIQWIRINWDLDKEKQAEVLRLLCTYSKSIIRLENVTDPDCNDIIANGIQSRHNVTSFDSAPPNSMPEGEVSRTYLPNLAQYLKQRISSNLSHMTLFMDPIQLFNCIYPLQFKLQIHDLKLHWRKEYYPPDQLKPLNQYPKLTKLSDVFDVRTLKVLTIISWNENLNKRELEILTEFYEFTEIRDLSLISMRQNPAILIELFKRLKNLKRLKTDFLHEFTPHPVSTDVFLSILLNCRELQFLDLRFENIDRQIISIEGSRFKFLHNCHCDDCNHVFQDILYGKFFNSSKDMVIRDLSDLIAKDIFTMMKYLSLLPYSKAFDIYPSVRTQPMNLSDFVTKINEYNRHYKSMHRNSTPIEPITESDVIKCYHAMVHHNKKTYTTILSNLKRLRYLVLNDVPCIVLEREGARVPVPVFFNNGYKSNMGNC; encoded by the coding sequence ATGATTGATACATTCCCACTGGAATCACTTCCAGACGAGCTTTTAGCTGAAGTCATTACTCATGTACCGCAGCGAGATAGATTGAACCTATGTTTGGTGAATAAACGGGTTTCAAAACTAGCACTGCCGATTTTGTATCGGAGAATTTATTTGAACGATTCGAATGTAGTAGAGAGTGATATAGTCAACCTCGCTATCAACTGGACATACTTGTACATGCCCCCAAACGAGGCAGAGTGCTGGTCTCGTGGGTTGGCTAATGCGAAACTTGATCTTCTTATACGCACTTTATCTAGGAACAGTGAAAGGTTGAATTCCATTCAATGGATACGGATTAATTGGGATTTGGATAAAGAGAAGCAGGCAGAAGTTTTAAGGTTGCTATGTACGTACTCTAAATCCATTATACGATTGGAAAACGTTACGGACCCGGATTGTAACGATATTATTGCAAATGGAATCCAATCGCGTCATAATGTCACCAGTTTCGATAGTGCCCCACCTAATTCCATGCCCGAGGGAGAAGTTTCCAGAACGTATTTGCCTAATTTAGCTCAATATTTAAAGCAACGGATTTCTTCTAACTTGTCACACATGACTCTTTTCATGGATCCCATCCAGTTGTTCAATTGCATATACCCATTGCAATTTAAATTGCAAATCCATGACTTGAAACTACATTGGAGGAAAGAATATTATCCGCCCGATCAATTGAAACCGCTGAACCAATACCCGAAGCTTACTAAACTTTCAGATGTCTTCGATGTGAGAACTTTAAAGGTGTTAACAATCATATCATGGAAtgagaatttgaataaacgagaattggaaattttGACTGAATTTTACGAGTTTACAGAAATTCGGGATTTATCTCTTATATCTATGAGACAAAATCCAGCCATACTCATCGAACTTTTCAAAcgtttgaagaatttgaaaaggttGAAGACAGATTTTTTGCATGAGTTCACTCCACATCCTGTTTCAACGGATGTATTCCTGTCCATTTTATTAAATTGTAGAGAGCTACAATTCCTAGATTTGAGATTCGAAAATATCGACAGGCAGATCATTTCTATCGAGGGGTCAAGGTTCAAATTCTTACATAACTGCCATTGTGATGATTGTAATCATGTGTTTCAGGATATACTATACGgtaaatttttcaattcgtCGAAAGATATGGTGATCAGAGATTTAAGCGATTTGATCGCTAAGGATATATTCACAATGATGAAATACCTCTCTTTATTACCTTATTCAAAAGCATTTGACATATACCCTTCTGTTAGGACACAACCAATGAATCTCTCGGACTTCGTCACCAAGATTAATGAATACAATAGGCACTATAAATCCATGCATAGAAACTCAACCCCGATTGAACCCATCACAGAATCTGACGTCATCAAGTGCTATCATGCAATGGTTCATCACAATAAAAAGACATATACAACTATACtctcaaatttgaaaagattacGATATTTGGTTTTGAACGACGTACCTTGTATCGTTCTCGAGAGAGAAGGTGCCCGTGTTCCTGTTCCAGTTTTCTTTAATAATGGTTACAAATCGAATATGGGAAATTGTTAA
- the PAM17 gene encoding Pam17p (similar to uniprot|P36147 Saccharomyces cerevisiae YKR065C FMP18 The authentic non-tagged protein was localized to the mitochondria), which translates to MLRLGINLQNRLLVGLNGQSLLKRAVTRNAVAIRMNSTNAGKTASHEMTWPEFFKLRKKERVFNTASSVATAIVFVNGSWFYFSTLEIDPTQTIFGFDPLMAITAGMITCAAVGWLLGPIVGTALFKATSGPKLLQFQEKQLSFLAKIQKNRVNPQSQSFSNPVPDYYGEKINSIPQYRQWLRDCHSYKRKASEFL; encoded by the coding sequence ATGTTGAGACTAGGAATCAATCTACAGAACCGTCTTTTGGTTGGACTAAATGGAcaatctcttttgaaaagagCCGTTACACGCAATGCCGTTGCCATCAGAATGAATAGCACTAATGCTGGTAAGACAGCTTCTCATGAAATGACATGGCCAGAATTCTTCAAGCTACGTAAAAAAGAACGTGTTTTCAACACGGCTTCTTCGGTTGCGACAGCCATAGTATTCGTTAACGGTTCGTGGTTTTACTTCTCCACTTTGGAAATCGATCCAACTCAAACAATCTTTGGATTCGATCCACTAATGGCAATTACTGCTGGTATGATCACATGTGCTGCTGTTGGTTGGTTATTGGGACCAATTGTGGGTACTGCATTGTTTAAGGCCACTTCCGGTCCCAAATTATTACAGTTTCAAGAGAAGCaactttcatttttggccaaaatccaaaagaaCAGAGTCAATCCTCAATCACAATCTTTCAGTAACCCTGTGCCGGATTACTACGGTGAAAAGATTAATTCGATACCACAGTACAGACAATGGCTAAGAGATTGTCATTCTTACAAAAGAAAGGCTAGTGAGTTCTTGTGA
- the SYP1 gene encoding Syp1p (some similarities with uniprot|P25623 Saccharomyces cerevisiae YCR030C SYP1 Protein) gives MSDVLAFAEIVQGYIQSLEELKETKFDSNSELFSEVSQELVRSKELLLQLQERENILKLRESGPDSESPPLPEINGDIVETLSCVITDDNITNVSLVGEVAINGTKWDQRTSDLYMKFNNVSSVKINDTFLEPVDVVQNIYKLKREREWDNVVTGLVKYAVTNLPQVQCPILVTPVWQFKEAEIISMINLRPLIPVNYTLLKVCIKIGTKAQDILSKPTGFYNQVDGTIQWDLPMLEQDQILILRYKGGQRTDVVTSQAIGPPHVRIDFTASQLLTQVNVEYGYSPTRLTDLPLNVMTISGNYKAQ, from the coding sequence ATGTCTGATGTTCTAGCTTTTGCAGAAATAGTGCAGGGCTATATTCAATCGCTAGAAGAACTCAAAGAGACAAAATTCGATAGTAATAGTGAATTGTTCTCTGAAGTGTCCCAGGAACTTGTCAGATCCAAGGAATTACTGCTACAGTTACAGGAGAGGGAGAATATACTGAAATTGAGAGAATCAGGACCAGATTCAGAGTCACCACCATTACCAGAGATTAATGGTGATATAGTAGAGACTTTGTCATGTGTTATCACAGACGATAATATAACGAACGTATCACTTGTTGGCGAAGTTGCCATCAATGGTACCAAGTGGGATCAAAGAACGAGTGATTTGTATatgaaattcaataatgtTAGTTCCGTTAAGATTAACGACACATTCCTGGAGCCAGTGGATGTGGTTCAGAATATATACAAATTGAAACGTGAACGCGAATGGGACAACGTGGTTACAGGATTAGTGAAATATGCAGTGACAAATTTACCACAGGTTCAATGTCCGATTCTAGTGACACCCGTATGGCAGTTCAAAGAGGCCGAGATCATCTCAATGATCAATTTAAGACCTTTAATTCCTGTCAATTATACACTATTGAAAGTTTGTATAAAGATAGGCACCAAGGCCCAAGATATTTTATCTAAACCTACTGGATTTTATAACCAAGTGGATGGTACCATCCAATGGGATCTGCCCATGCTGGAACAGGATCagattctgattttgagATATAAAGGTGGACAACGAACCGATGTTGTCACATCTCAAGCAATTGGGCCACCGCATGTTCGTATAGATTTTACCGCATCACAGCTGTTGACACAGGTTAACGTGGAATACGGATATTCACCAACCAGATTAACGGACCTGCCGTTAAACGTAATGACTATTTCTGGGAACTATAAGGCCCAGTGA
- a CDS encoding uncharacterized protein (no similarity) encodes MSFGVRRFSKRVVRTSARSDDILSEEAWLDLDIGEYHVVNDPLVLSSSSDDDEMEQEDPTRRIERWMSTNAVVRMQTPDIASVDDDYYQDYSSNSSDAVCLVVPYLSEKLSCLTEYQLRWVHDFVAEMLPLLPRKSVSPVSSVSTSSSSSEISFKSSRNEKYRLPRVIV; translated from the coding sequence ATGTCATTTGGTGTTAGAAGGTTCAGCAAACGTGTGGTTCGCACCAGCGCCAGAAGTGATGATATATTATCCGAAGAAGCGTGGCTTGATTTAGATATTGGCGAGTACCATGTGGTGAATGACCCATTGGTATTGAGTTCTAGTAGCGACGACGATGAAATGGAACAGGAGGACCCCACTAGAAGGATCGAACGCTGGATGAGCACGAATGCAGTGGTACGAATGCAAACTCCCGATATTGCTTCTGTTGATGACGATTACTACCAAGATTATAGCTCTAATAGTTCGGATGCCGTTTGTCTAGTGGTGCCGTACCTTTCGGAGAAACTCTCTTGTTTGACGGAATACCAGTTGAGATGGGTTCACGATTTTGTCGCGGAAATGTTACCGCTGCTACCCAGGAAATCCGTGTCTCCTGTGTCATCTGTCTCGACATCTTCCTCATCGTCTGAGATCTCTTTTAAATCGTCCAGAAACGAAAAGTACAGATTGCCAAGGGTTATAGTCTGA